The sequence CGTGCCGGCGGCGGCCTTGGCCGCGGCCCAGTAGCGCACGGTGCCAGTTGTTGTCACGGCGGCCTCTTCGTCGTGTCGGTCGGGGGACGCCCCCGTGGTGGCGGGGCCCCGTCGTTGCCGCCTCCATGATGGCCTACGCGGCGGGTGATCCGGCTCCGGCAAGTTCTGGCAAAGGCTCCGGGCCCGTGCAGGCCGTACGCCGGAAATTCGATTGCCGCGGGCAAGCGTTCGCCTAGGCTCATGTCGTGTTGGTCCGACTCGCACGGGCGCATTTGCGGCCCCACCGGCGCTCGATATCCGTGATCGTGCTGCTTCAGCTGATCCAGACCCTGGCAACCCTCTATCTGCCCACCCTCAACGCCGACATCATCGACAACGGTGTCGTGAAGGGGGACACGGGCTACATCCTCGGCGTCGGCGGTTTCATGGCCGCCGTCACCCTGCTGCAGATCGTCTGCGCGATCGGTGCCGTCTACTTCGGTGCCCGTACGGCCATGGCCCTCGGCCGGGACATCCGTGCCGCGGTGTTCGACCGGGTGCAGTCCTTCTCCGCCCGCGAGATGGGCACCTTCGGCGCGCCGTCGCTGATCACCCGCACCACCAATGACGTCCAGCAGGTCCAGATGCTGGTGCTGATGACGTTCACGATGATGGTCTCGGCGCCGATCATGTGCGTCGGCGGCGTCGTGATGGCGCTCAACCAGGACGTGCCGCTGTCCGGCCTCCTCCTGGTCATCGTCCCGGTCCTCGGGATTCTCGTCTCACTGATCGTGCGCCGGATGCGTCCGCTGTTCCGCGGGGTGCAGGAGCGCATCGACACCGTCAACCGCGTGCTGCGCGAGCAGATCACCGGCATCCGCGTCATCCGCGCCTTCGTCCGCGACGGGCACGAGCGCGAGCGGTTCGCCGGGGCCAGCACCGATCTCTACGACGTGTCGCTGCGCGCCGGCCGGCTGATGTCGATGATGTTCCCGCTGGTCATGCTGATCGTGAACCTCTCCAGCGTGGCCGTGGTGTGGTTCGGCGGGCTGCGGATCGACAGCGGGTCCATGCAGATCGGCGCGCTGACGGCGTTCCTCAGCTACCTGATGTACATCCTGATGTCGATCATGATGGCGACGTTCATGGTGATGATGCTGCCGCGCGCCGAGGTCTGCGCCGAGCGCATCCAGGAGGTGCTGGGGACCGACTCCAGCGTCACTCCGCCCTCGAACCCCGTCACCGAGCTCCGCCGCCACGGCGAACTGGAGCTGCGCGGCGTCGAGTTCCGTTTCCCGGGCGCCGAGCAGCCGGTCCTCAAGGACATCTCGCTGATCGCCCGCCCCGGTGAGACCACCGCCGTCATCGGCTCCACGGGCTCCGGCAAGTCGACCCTCCTGGGGCTCGTCCCGCGGCTGTTCGACGCGACCGGCGGCACGGTCCTGGTCGACGGCGAGGACGTCCGCACCCTCGACCAGGAGACGCTGGCCAGAGCCATCGGCCTGGTCCCGCAGAAGCCGTACCTCTTCTCCGGCACCGTCGCCACCAACCTGCGCTACGGCAACCCGGACGCCACCGACGACGAGCTGTGGCACGCCCTGGAGACCGCCCAGGCGCGGGACTTCGTCGAGCGGATGGAAGGCGGCCTGGACGCCCCCATCGCACAGGGCGGCGGCAATGTCTCCGGCGGCCAGCGCCAGCGGCTGGCGATCGCCCGCGCCCTGGTGCGACGCCCCGAGATCTACCTCTTCGACGACTCCTTCTCCGCGCTGGACTACGCGACGGACGCCGCGCTGCGGGCCGCGCTCTCCCGCGAGACCGACCGCGCGACGGTAGTGATCGTCGCCCAGCGGGTCGCCACCATCCGCGGCGCCGACCGGATCGTCGTCCTCGACGAAGGCCGGGTCGTCGGCACCGGCACCCACACCGAGCTGATGGCCGGCAACGAGACCTACCGGGAGATCGTGCTCTCCCAGCTCACCGAGCAGGAGGCGGCGTGACCACCGCGGACAAGGGGGCGGCTCCCCGGGCCGAGACCCCGGCGGCCACCGAGGAGACCCATCGGGCGGCCCCGAGAAGAGGCCCGGCCCCCGCGGCCGGGCCCGCCCGGATGATGGGCGGCCAGCCCACCGAGAAGTCGATGGACTTCAAGGGCTCCGGCAAACGGCTGCTGGCCCAGATGCGGCCCGAGCGCGCCATCATCTCCGTCGCCCTGGCGCTGGGCGTGCTGAGCGTGGCGCTCACGGTCGTGGGCCCCAAGCTCCTCGGCCACGCCACGGACCTGATCATGGCCGGCGTCATCGGCGGCCAACTGCCCGCCGGCCTCACCAAGGCCCAGGCCGCGGACCAGCTGCGCGCCCACGGCCAGGGCGGTCTCGCCGACATGGTCGCCGCGATGCCGGCCGTCCCCGGCCAGGGCATCGACTTCGGCGCCGTCGGCCAGGTCCTGCTCTGGGTCACCCTGACCTATGTGGCTGCCTCGCTGTTCGGCTTCGTCCAGGCCAGGATCGCCACCCGCGTCGTCCAGCGCACGGTCTTCCGCCTGCGCGAACAGGTCGAGGAGAAGCTGGCGCGGCTGCCGCTGAGCTACTTCGACCGGCAGCAGCGCGGTGAAGTGCTCTCCCGGGCGACCAACGACATCGACAACATCCAGCAGACGCTGCAGCAGACCCTCAGCCAGATCGTGGTCTCGCTGCTGACCATCGTCGGGGTGCTGGTCGTGATGTTCTGGATCTCGTGGCTGCTGGCGCTGGTCGCCCTGGTCACGGTCCCGGTCTCCGTCGTCGTCGCCACCAAGGTCGGCAAGCGCGCCCAGCCGCAGTTCGTCCAGCAGTGGAAGACCACCGGCAAGCTCAATGCGCACATCGAGGAGATGTACACCGGCCACAGCCTGGTGAAGGTCTTCGGCCGCCAGCGGGAGTCCGCCGAGCTGTTCCGCGAACAGAACGAGGCCCTGTACGCCGCCGGGTTCAAGGCCCAGTTCATCTCCGGGATCATCCAGCCCGCGATGATGTTCATCGGCAACCTCAACTACGTCCTGGTGGCCGTGGTCGGTGGCCTCCGCGTCGCCTCCGGGGCCCTGTCCATCGGCGACGTCCAGGCCTTCATCCAGTACTCCCGGCAGTTCAGCCAGCCGCTCACCCAGGTCGCCTCGATGGCCAACCTCGTCCAGTCCGGTGTCGCCTCCGCCGAGCGGGTCTTCGAACTCCTCGACGCGGAGGAGCAGGACCCCGACCCCGAGCGTCCTGCCCGGCCCGACCGCGTCGAGGGCCGGGTCGCGTTCGAGGACGTCTCCTTCCGATACGCGCCGGACAAGCCGCTCATCGAGGACCTGTCGCTGGCCGTCCACCCCGGCCAGACGGTGGCGATCGTCGGCCCGACGGGCGCCGGCAAGACCACCCTCGTCAACCTCCTGATGCGCTTCTACGAGGTGCGCGGCGGCCGGATCACCCTCGACGGCACCGATATCGCCGCGATGTCGCGCGAGGAGCTGCGCGCGCACATCGGCATGGTCCTCCAGGACACCTGGCTCTTCGGCGGCACGATCGCCGAGAACATCGCCTACGGAGCCCCCGCGGGCACCCCGATGGACAAGATCGTGGCGGCCGCGCGGGCCACCCACGTCGACCGCTTCGTCCGCACCCTGCCGGACGGCTACGACACGGTGCTCGACGACGAGGGCAGCAATGTCTCCGTCGGCGAGAAGCAGCTGATCACCATCGCCCGCGCCTTCCTCGCCGAGCCCGCGATCCTCGTCCTGGACGAGGCCACCAGCTCGGTCGACACCCGCACCGAAGTCCTCATCCAGCACGCAATGGCCCAGCTCCGCACCGGCCGCACCAGCTTCGTCATCGCCCACCGCCTCTCCACGATTCGCGACGCGGACGTCATCCTCGTGATGGAAAACGGGGCGATCGTGGAACAGGGGCCCCACGATGCGTTGTTGGCCGCGAACGGTGCGTATGCGCGGCTCTATGCCGCGCAGTTCTCCGAGGCGATTACGGGGTGACCCGCACGTTGTCGGCTTTCCAGCCGTGGGGGTTTCTCTCGCTTTCGCCTGGCGGCGGGCCGGTTCGCTGCGCTTTGCTGCCGCCCCGGGTTTCGGCTTTCTCGCCGTTGCGCCTGCGGCGGGCGGTGCCGCTGCGCGGGGCTGTCGGGGTGCGGTGACGGGCCTCCGCGGGTGGGGTGCCGGACTGCTTCGCTTTACGTCCGGCACCCCACCCGCTCCGGCCCGTCCCCTCCCGTTGGGTGGGTGGGAAGAAGGCCAGTGGGGGGTGGCTGTGGATGGTCCGGTACGTGTCGTGGATGTAGGGCACGGCCGTGGGCACAGGGCACGGCCGTGGCACAGGGAATGGTCGTGGCACGGGGATGGGCTGCGGCACGGGGGAAATGTCTGTGATCGACGCCGCCCCCACCCACGTTCACTTACTCACTCACGGGAGGGGACGGGCCGGAGGGGCCTGGTGTGTGGGCTTTGCTTCCGAAGGCTCCAAGAAAGAGCAAAGGCGGAGCGCAGCGGAGCGTAAAGCGAAGCAGTCCACACACCAGGCCCCGGAGGTCCGTCACCGCACCCACAGCCCCGCGCAGCGGACCTGGCCCGCCGCAGGCGAAACAAAGAGAAACCCCCACGGCGGGTCAGCCGAAAACGTGCCGAGGCAAAGCGCAGCGGACCGGCCCGCCGCAGGCGAAACAAGAGAAACCCCCACGGCGGGCCAGCCGAAAACGTGCCGAGGCAAAGCGCAGCGGAAGGCATTCCACATCGTGGGACGGCCCAGAAGAAAAACGCGACCTTCCGCCGCGCCCGGCGCAGCCACCGGCGGAGCCGGTCCGTGGAGCCCCGGCCGAGACGGCCGGATCCGCTTCAGATGGGGGCCGACCGGGGGCGCGGGAGCCCCCGGATCCGGCCGCCGGCAGCGGTCACCACACGGCCCCGGCGAGCACACGAAGTGACCGGCGGAACACAAGAAGCTGCAAAGTCGACCCCCGGTCGGGAGGCCACTTGGGATATCCTGCTGGGCAAGAAGGATCCGGGCAGCGTAGCCCCCGGGTCCTTTTGTGCTTTGAGCCGCTCCCGTCGCGCGGCTGAAAGGACCGTACGAAGCAGTGCCGCAGACTCCCCCGGCCGAGGCCGGGAGCCCCGTCGCAGGGACCGAGGAGGAACCAGACGTCATGGGCGAGCGAAGCAGGCAGGACCGCACGCAGGGCAGGCAGGACCGCACGACGAGGATGGAACGCCCCAAGATGAGGGTAGGTGGTCGCAAGTGAGTTCACTTCTGCTCCTGACCAACGCACTCCAGCCGTCGACGGAGGTGCTTCCCGCGCTCGGCCTGTTGCTGCACAGCGTCCGGGTGGCTCCCGCCGAAGGACCGGCTCTCATCGACACCCCAGGTGCCGACGTCATACTGATCGACGGCCGCCGCGATCTCCCGCACGTACGGTCGCTGTGCCAGCTGCTGCGATCCACGGGCCCCGGCTGCCCGCTGGTCCTGGTCGTGACGGAGGGCGGACTCGCCGCCGTCACCGCGGACTGGGGGATCGACGACGTCCTGCTGGACACCGCGGGGCCCGCCGAGGTCGAGGCACGGCTGCGGCTGGCGATGGGCCGCCAGCAGATCACGACCGACGACAGCCCGATGGAGATCCGTAACGGCGATCTCTCGGTGGACGAGGCGACCTACAGCGCGAAGCTGAAGGGGCGGGTCCTGGACCTGACCTTCAAGGAGTTCGAGCTGCTGAAGTACCTGGCGCAGCACCCGGGCCGGGTGTTCACCCGTGCCCAGCTCCTGCAGGAGGTGTGGGGCTACGACTACTTCGGCGGTACGCGGACGGTCGACGTCCATGTCCGCCGGCTGCGCGCCAAGCTCGGCCCCGAACACGAGTCGCTGATCGGCACGGTCCGCAACGTCGGCTACCGCTTTGTGACGCCGGAGAAGGTGGAGCGGGCGGCGGAGGCCAAGGCCAAGGAGGTCAAGGCCAAGGATGACGCGGCGAAGGCGGCGAAGCCCGCCCCGGACGCGGCGCCGGCCGAGCGCCGCGCGCCCGGGAGCGGTGACGGCTCCGGGAAGGCCGTCGCCACCGGCGACGACTCCCACGGCGTACGGGCCGGACGCAGGTAGCGCAGTGGTGGTGCGGCAGGCCCGTGAACCCGCGGAGAACTGCCGCACACGCCGTTGCACCACCCGCGTAGACTGCCGCGCGTGGCCAAGGTGACGCGGGATGATGTGGCAAGACTGGCGGGTACCTCGACCGCCGTTGTCAGTTACGTCATCAACAACGGACCACGGCCGGTTGCTCCGGCCACGCGCGAGCGGGTGCTCGCCGCCATCCAGGAGCTCGGCTACCGGCCGGACCGTGTCGCGCAGGCGATGGCGTCCCGTCGTACCGACCTCATAGGCCTGATCGTGCCGGACACCC is a genomic window of Streptomyces sp. Edi2 containing:
- a CDS encoding ABC transporter ATP-binding protein — protein: MLVRLARAHLRPHRRSISVIVLLQLIQTLATLYLPTLNADIIDNGVVKGDTGYILGVGGFMAAVTLLQIVCAIGAVYFGARTAMALGRDIRAAVFDRVQSFSAREMGTFGAPSLITRTTNDVQQVQMLVLMTFTMMVSAPIMCVGGVVMALNQDVPLSGLLLVIVPVLGILVSLIVRRMRPLFRGVQERIDTVNRVLREQITGIRVIRAFVRDGHERERFAGASTDLYDVSLRAGRLMSMMFPLVMLIVNLSSVAVVWFGGLRIDSGSMQIGALTAFLSYLMYILMSIMMATFMVMMLPRAEVCAERIQEVLGTDSSVTPPSNPVTELRRHGELELRGVEFRFPGAEQPVLKDISLIARPGETTAVIGSTGSGKSTLLGLVPRLFDATGGTVLVDGEDVRTLDQETLARAIGLVPQKPYLFSGTVATNLRYGNPDATDDELWHALETAQARDFVERMEGGLDAPIAQGGGNVSGGQRQRLAIARALVRRPEIYLFDDSFSALDYATDAALRAALSRETDRATVVIVAQRVATIRGADRIVVLDEGRVVGTGTHTELMAGNETYREIVLSQLTEQEAA
- a CDS encoding ABC transporter ATP-binding protein, with the protein product MGGQPTEKSMDFKGSGKRLLAQMRPERAIISVALALGVLSVALTVVGPKLLGHATDLIMAGVIGGQLPAGLTKAQAADQLRAHGQGGLADMVAAMPAVPGQGIDFGAVGQVLLWVTLTYVAASLFGFVQARIATRVVQRTVFRLREQVEEKLARLPLSYFDRQQRGEVLSRATNDIDNIQQTLQQTLSQIVVSLLTIVGVLVVMFWISWLLALVALVTVPVSVVVATKVGKRAQPQFVQQWKTTGKLNAHIEEMYTGHSLVKVFGRQRESAELFREQNEALYAAGFKAQFISGIIQPAMMFIGNLNYVLVAVVGGLRVASGALSIGDVQAFIQYSRQFSQPLTQVASMANLVQSGVASAERVFELLDAEEQDPDPERPARPDRVEGRVAFEDVSFRYAPDKPLIEDLSLAVHPGQTVAIVGPTGAGKTTLVNLLMRFYEVRGGRITLDGTDIAAMSREELRAHIGMVLQDTWLFGGTIAENIAYGAPAGTPMDKIVAAARATHVDRFVRTLPDGYDTVLDDEGSNVSVGEKQLITIARAFLAEPAILVLDEATSSVDTRTEVLIQHAMAQLRTGRTSFVIAHRLSTIRDADVILVMENGAIVEQGPHDALLAANGAYARLYAAQFSEAITG
- a CDS encoding response regulator transcription factor, which gives rise to MSSLLLLTNALQPSTEVLPALGLLLHSVRVAPAEGPALIDTPGADVILIDGRRDLPHVRSLCQLLRSTGPGCPLVLVVTEGGLAAVTADWGIDDVLLDTAGPAEVEARLRLAMGRQQITTDDSPMEIRNGDLSVDEATYSAKLKGRVLDLTFKEFELLKYLAQHPGRVFTRAQLLQEVWGYDYFGGTRTVDVHVRRLRAKLGPEHESLIGTVRNVGYRFVTPEKVERAAEAKAKEVKAKDDAAKAAKPAPDAAPAERRAPGSGDGSGKAVATGDDSHGVRAGRR